The following proteins are encoded in a genomic region of Zestosphaera sp.:
- a CDS encoding sulfide-dependent adenosine diphosphate thiazole synthase, which translates to MSKTEPLESRISKAIWRATADDWLKLVNTDVVVVGAGPSGLTAAKYLASSGLKTVVLERRLSFGGGIGGGGMLLHKIVVDARALPILREFNIRYDYMSDYDLYVLDSSELMAKLATGAIDAGAKIIHGVTVEDLIVREEPFRVEGVVIQWSAVSLAGLHVDPLFIYSKTVVDATGHDAEVLKIIEKKNPSVGIRLPGERSAYSELSELKVVEMTGKVVEGLYVAGMAVATLKHLHRMGPIFSGMLLSGKKVAEEILKTLSK; encoded by the coding sequence GTGAGTAAAACGGAGCCTCTAGAGTCAAGAATTTCTAAAGCTATATGGAGAGCTACTGCGGACGACTGGCTAAAACTAGTAAACACAGACGTCGTGGTAGTTGGTGCGGGTCCCTCAGGCCTTACAGCCGCTAAATACCTAGCGAGCTCAGGTCTCAAGACTGTAGTGTTGGAGAGGAGGTTAAGCTTTGGCGGAGGCATAGGGGGTGGCGGGATGTTACTGCACAAGATAGTAGTTGACGCGAGAGCTCTGCCCATACTGAGAGAATTTAATATTAGATACGATTACATGAGTGATTACGACCTCTACGTGCTAGACTCTTCCGAACTCATGGCAAAACTAGCAACCGGAGCTATAGATGCTGGAGCTAAGATAATACACGGCGTCACAGTCGAAGACTTAATAGTTCGTGAGGAACCATTCAGGGTTGAGGGTGTAGTGATACAGTGGAGTGCTGTGTCTCTAGCAGGACTACACGTAGACCCTCTCTTCATCTACTCTAAGACCGTAGTAGACGCTACAGGGCATGACGCTGAAGTCCTCAAAATAATTGAGAAGAAAAACCCCTCTGTAGGTATTAGGTTACCTGGTGAGAGGTCTGCTTACTCGGAATTAAGTGAACTGAAAGTCGTTGAAATGACTGGCAAGGTTGTTGAAGGTCTTTACGTGGCTGGAATGGCTGTCGCCACGCTAAAACACCTCCACAGGATGGGACCCATATTTAGTGGCATGCTACTCTCGGGTAAGAAAGTAGCTGAAGAAATACTGAAAACATTAAGTAAGTAG
- a CDS encoding sodium:solute symporter family protein, which yields MNDLLQIFALLLIAYVSLGSLIAYFSRRYGVKSSKDYFVSGYKLGWFLASMTYAATTYSAFMMVGLVGLTYSSGVGALGFELAYLLVTVILLAVLGPAVWAMARERKWVSPSEMLSDLYESKLVGYATVTIYLVAMIPYVAAQIVGVAAMFESLGVGYEAGILVMSFLTLAWVVLAGMWSVATTDAYQGLWMLSAAILLVSLLLSQVIPSSGVTLNQVLEVLSERGLLGITEFWTPQTFLAYTIPWIFFAATNPQVVVRLYVHKDMHSFKKSVLLFSVFGFLYTIAVVCVGLLTRGLTELGLFEVVSRSDLVTPTLVSRLHPVLASFIYISILAAAVSTANSIILTVASSFVRDLIERRGVSSVNVLKLSNTIVALLTIASAYLAYTRLGFVVDLSVLTSVLLLPLAPVTIAAWLAPHKSKCGAPKKAALLSLLVGTLTAFISALTLGPRKTFLTSYYGLPISAIILIMTSIIVFVGYTIPELKTRLK from the coding sequence ATGAATGACTTACTACAGATATTTGCTCTACTGCTAATAGCTTACGTTTCTTTAGGTTCATTGATAGCTTACTTTTCTAGGCGCTACGGTGTAAAGTCTAGTAAAGACTACTTTGTATCTGGTTATAAGCTCGGGTGGTTCTTAGCGTCTATGACTTACGCCGCAACAACTTACAGTGCTTTCATGATGGTAGGGCTCGTAGGGCTAACGTATTCTAGCGGAGTTGGTGCTTTAGGCTTCGAGTTGGCGTACTTGTTAGTGACAGTAATTCTATTAGCGGTTTTAGGACCTGCTGTATGGGCTATGGCTAGAGAGAGGAAGTGGGTCAGTCCGTCTGAGATGCTCTCAGACCTCTATGAATCTAAGTTGGTGGGGTACGCCACCGTAACGATATACCTGGTCGCGATGATACCTTACGTCGCGGCGCAAATAGTGGGTGTAGCAGCAATGTTTGAGAGTCTTGGTGTTGGGTATGAGGCAGGTATTCTCGTGATGAGCTTTTTGACGCTTGCTTGGGTAGTGCTGGCGGGTATGTGGAGTGTCGCAACTACCGACGCTTACCAGGGCTTGTGGATGTTGAGCGCCGCTATACTCTTAGTGTCTTTGCTGTTGAGTCAGGTAATACCTTCATCAGGAGTTACGTTGAATCAAGTTTTGGAAGTCTTAAGTGAGAGAGGACTCTTAGGAATAACAGAGTTCTGGACTCCACAAACGTTTCTAGCTTACACGATACCGTGGATATTCTTCGCCGCTACTAATCCGCAAGTAGTTGTGAGGTTATATGTGCATAAAGACATGCATTCTTTTAAGAAGTCAGTACTGCTATTCTCGGTTTTTGGTTTCTTATATACTATCGCGGTCGTCTGTGTAGGACTCTTAACTAGAGGTCTGACAGAATTAGGTCTTTTCGAAGTTGTTAGTAGGTCGGATTTAGTGACTCCAACACTAGTCTCAAGACTTCATCCAGTGTTGGCTTCCTTCATATACATATCAATATTAGCTGCCGCCGTAAGTACTGCTAACTCGATAATACTCACAGTAGCTTCCTCGTTTGTTAGAGATTTGATAGAGAGGAGAGGCGTGAGTAGCGTGAACGTACTTAAGTTATCTAACACCATAGTAGCACTACTAACTATCGCCTCAGCTTACCTAGCTTACACGAGACTAGGCTTCGTAGTAGACCTCTCGGTCCTCACATCCGTCTTGCTACTACCTCTAGCTCCCGTAACCATAGCTGCCTGGCTAGCACCACACAAGAGTAAGTGTGGTGCGCCAAAAAAGGCGGCGTTGCTGTCTTTATTGGTAGGAACACTCACGGCTTTCATCTCCGCACTAACACTAGGACCTAGAAAAACATTCCTGACATCATATTACGGTCTACCGATATCCGCTATAATACTGATCATGACGTCAATCATAGTATTCGTAGGCTACACGATACCTGAATTAAAGACAAGACTAAAGTAG
- a CDS encoding signal peptidase I — translation MGRGSTHLITLIVVLFLFALILLSRFVYFPVSLSLVSGYSMYPSLKPGDLLVSLHKDIASYGLGDIVVWCSSLTHCTVHRVVEFRGYYVVTKGDNNPSEDPPIPESYVRYKVVLVVPSIAWLSICLVFVGLYLIREKEKILALMRDFGDVELIVFSAFMVINLALIALVPIYHFTTETVIVKPSISLRSVEILDPGSLILVRYSPQHLNIVNVSGCLIKVINQLIECRAYVLSSDSVVVIVPPETYVRAYEVGVTSFETLVNLTLDKGFLIGSYPLHISWSKLRVSVNGSSLVLSNPNYVPINITYAKVTYMSYDEKARIHKVIQVEELQSFVIGPKNTHTLLVDSRGEYAYVMIKYVLLGEEVVEQRRIDFS, via the coding sequence GTGGGTCGCGGTTCTACACATCTTATTACCTTGATTGTCGTGTTGTTTTTGTTTGCTTTAATACTGCTTAGCAGGTTTGTTTACTTCCCAGTAAGCTTATCACTAGTTAGTGGTTACTCGATGTATCCTTCTCTGAAGCCTGGTGACCTGCTCGTGAGTCTTCATAAAGACATAGCTAGTTACGGCTTGGGCGACATAGTAGTCTGGTGTAGTAGCCTTACTCACTGCACTGTTCATAGAGTAGTTGAGTTTAGAGGATACTACGTAGTAACTAAAGGTGATAACAACCCTTCTGAAGATCCTCCAATACCTGAGTCTTATGTTAGGTATAAGGTAGTCTTAGTAGTACCCTCTATTGCCTGGCTGTCTATATGTCTAGTGTTCGTGGGTCTATACCTTATTAGAGAGAAAGAGAAGATACTAGCGCTCATGAGAGATTTCGGGGACGTAGAACTAATAGTTTTCTCAGCCTTTATGGTGATTAACTTGGCTCTAATAGCTCTAGTGCCTATATATCACTTCACGACAGAAACGGTAATTGTCAAGCCATCTATAAGTTTGAGGAGTGTTGAGATACTTGATCCAGGGTCACTAATACTAGTGAGATACAGTCCTCAACACCTGAATATAGTTAACGTCTCTGGATGCTTGATCAAGGTAATTAATCAATTGATTGAGTGTAGAGCGTACGTGCTGTCCTCAGACAGTGTTGTGGTTATAGTGCCTCCCGAGACTTACGTGAGGGCTTACGAAGTCGGGGTAACCAGCTTCGAGACTCTAGTTAACTTAACACTAGATAAGGGTTTCTTGATAGGTAGCTACCCGCTACACATATCTTGGAGTAAGCTGAGAGTCTCAGTCAATGGGAGTTCTCTAGTATTGAGTAACCCCAATTACGTACCAATCAACATCACTTACGCTAAAGTAACTTACATGAGTTATGACGAGAAAGCAAGAATTCATAAAGTGATTCAAGTAGAGGAGCTCCAGAGTTTCGTAATAGGTCCTAAAAACACGCACACGCTACTCGTGGATAGTAGGGGGGAATACGCTTACGTGATGATCAAGTACGTGCTCCTAGGTGAGGAAGTTGTTGAGCAGAGAAGAATTGATTTTAGTTAA
- the tenA gene encoding thiaminase II — protein sequence MKKPSEILWEEVREIFNAIINHPFIRELSSGSLDEEVFKYYVIQDALYLDEYSRVLATLAGKAPKEEWVKVFAEDSIAILEFEKTLHNYYFRVWGITSEDLRKTPLTPTNAGYVNHLWRTVLLSEFPVGVASVTPCYWIYFEVGRYLEELGSPHELYSKWISLYSSKEYAKYVERVLEILDDVLSPANTDLWSRSLRAFKLSSIYEYMFWDSAYRKERFIFNYNT from the coding sequence GTGAAAAAACCCTCGGAAATTCTGTGGGAGGAAGTAAGAGAGATTTTTAATGCGATAATTAATCACCCCTTCATAAGAGAGTTAAGTAGTGGCTCGCTAGACGAGGAAGTATTCAAGTATTACGTAATTCAAGACGCGCTATACTTAGACGAATACTCACGAGTTCTTGCAACGCTTGCGGGGAAAGCGCCTAAGGAGGAGTGGGTTAAGGTATTTGCTGAAGACTCGATAGCTATACTAGAGTTTGAGAAAACACTCCATAACTACTACTTCAGGGTCTGGGGCATTACGTCCGAGGACCTCAGAAAGACACCGCTAACACCGACTAATGCAGGGTACGTGAATCATTTATGGAGAACCGTCTTGTTGAGTGAGTTTCCCGTGGGTGTGGCTTCAGTTACTCCTTGTTACTGGATATATTTTGAGGTAGGTCGTTACCTAGAGGAGTTAGGGTCTCCACACGAGCTCTATAGTAAGTGGATATCACTTTATTCTTCTAAAGAGTATGCTAAGTATGTTGAGAGAGTCTTAGAAATACTTGATGATGTCTTGAGTCCTGCGAATACAGACCTCTGGTCTAGATCTCTAAGAGCTTTCAAGCTGAGCTCAATATATGAGTACATGTTTTGGGACTCAGCATACCGGAAAGAACGCTTCATATTCAATTACAACACTTAA
- the ahcY gene encoding adenosylhomocysteinase: protein MMFRVADLGLSEVGVREIEWAEKHMPVLMRIRSEFLREKPLSGVRVAAVLHVTKETAVLIKTLVGGGAEVWLAGSNPLSTQDSVAAALATEGVHVFAWRGQTPSEYYECISRVASSEPEIVIDDGADLHAYLHSERRDIGSRVWGGTEETTTGVNRLRSLEKSGRLLYPVIAVNDSLTKFMFDNRYGTGQSTIDGILRATNILLAGKVFVVAGYGWVGRGIAMRARGMGARVVVTEVDPVRALEAVMDGFEVMPMSKASMIGDVFVTATGNKRVIREEHFKIMKDGAILANAGHFNVEVSVEDLEKISVSKRVVRPNLEEYLLPDGRRLYLIGEGRLVNLVAAEGHPSEVMDMSFANQALAVKYIISSREKLEKRVYVLPRSIDERIAEIKLASMNIEIDKLTEEQITYLTSWEYGT, encoded by the coding sequence AAACACATGCCTGTCTTGATGAGGATTAGAAGCGAGTTCTTGAGAGAAAAGCCCTTAAGTGGTGTTAGGGTAGCTGCTGTCCTTCACGTAACTAAGGAGACTGCAGTCTTAATTAAGACTTTAGTTGGTGGTGGTGCTGAGGTTTGGCTGGCTGGGAGTAATCCCCTCTCCACGCAAGATTCTGTCGCCGCAGCTCTAGCTACTGAAGGCGTTCACGTGTTTGCGTGGAGAGGTCAGACACCTAGCGAGTACTACGAATGTATATCTAGGGTAGCTTCTTCAGAACCTGAAATAGTTATTGACGACGGCGCGGACCTGCACGCGTACCTACATAGCGAACGCAGAGACATAGGTTCTAGAGTTTGGGGAGGTACTGAAGAGACTACTACAGGCGTTAATAGGTTAAGGTCGCTCGAGAAGAGCGGGAGGCTCTTATATCCCGTGATAGCAGTCAACGACTCACTAACTAAATTCATGTTTGATAATAGGTACGGTACGGGACAGTCAACGATTGACGGGATACTCAGAGCTACGAACATCCTCCTAGCAGGTAAGGTCTTCGTTGTTGCTGGGTACGGGTGGGTTGGTAGGGGAATAGCTATGAGAGCGCGTGGCATGGGAGCTAGAGTAGTAGTGACTGAAGTAGATCCTGTGAGAGCTTTAGAGGCTGTTATGGACGGCTTCGAAGTCATGCCGATGAGTAAAGCCAGCATGATAGGAGATGTCTTCGTCACAGCTACAGGAAATAAGAGAGTGATTAGAGAAGAGCACTTTAAGATTATGAAAGACGGAGCTATACTAGCTAACGCAGGACACTTTAACGTTGAGGTAAGTGTTGAAGACCTAGAGAAGATCTCAGTTAGTAAGAGGGTCGTGAGGCCTAACCTAGAAGAGTACTTACTCCCTGACGGAAGGAGACTCTACTTAATAGGTGAGGGCAGGTTAGTCAACCTAGTAGCGGCAGAGGGGCACCCGAGTGAAGTAATGGACATGAGCTTCGCCAACCAAGCACTAGCAGTTAAGTACATAATTAGTAGTAGAGAAAAGTTAGAGAAGCGGGTTTACGTATTACCAAGAAGTATTGACGAGAGAATAGCTGAGATCAAACTAGCTTCAATGAACATAGAAATAGATAAGCTGACAGAAGAGCAAATAACGTACTTGACTTCCTGGGAGTACGGAACATAA
- a CDS encoding glucodextranase DOMON-like domain-containing protein — MGKSISVLGILILVVASVSILLAATTYSQEAMVAVFSASDPVGDDKGTGNYTYPTNAVFKPGVFDLTGFAVMKNSTHVAFVIFLRDLGGNPWGGPAGFCLQHVQVYVRTTASGATNTSTYGLKVNIAEDYAWHYAILLAPGWGEEPVPQGQVSAIYDSTGSLVAVAGGSDFTVYTEPSLNAIVAVVNASVLTDSDNIANWKYVVTVSGYDGYEASKLRGVGLTAEEWKFGGADTYALAANVAPLVIDLLAPTAEAQYAMLTSYVVDPQTLEGTFAVVKGVPAPPPQPVTVTVTKTTTTVETRLTTTTTVVPTTVPEYVTDWTTTIVAGIILLVLGLLIGYVFFKKK, encoded by the coding sequence GTGGGTAAGTCTATTAGTGTTTTAGGTATTTTAATTTTGGTAGTGGCTTCAGTGTCGATTCTGCTAGCTGCGACTACTTACTCTCAAGAAGCTATGGTTGCTGTGTTCAGCGCTTCTGACCCTGTAGGTGATGATAAGGGTACGGGCAACTACACATACCCTACTAACGCGGTCTTTAAGCCGGGAGTCTTTGACTTGACTGGGTTTGCTGTCATGAAGAACTCTACGCACGTGGCTTTCGTGATCTTCTTGAGAGATTTAGGCGGTAATCCTTGGGGAGGTCCTGCAGGCTTCTGCTTACAGCATGTTCAGGTGTATGTGAGGACTACTGCGTCAGGCGCTACGAACACGTCGACTTACGGTCTTAAAGTAAATATAGCTGAGGATTACGCGTGGCACTACGCGATACTGCTAGCTCCGGGCTGGGGTGAGGAGCCAGTACCTCAAGGTCAGGTATCAGCGATTTACGACTCAACAGGCTCGCTAGTGGCTGTAGCTGGAGGAAGTGACTTCACAGTATATACAGAGCCGTCACTGAACGCTATAGTAGCTGTCGTGAACGCTTCAGTTCTGACAGACTCTGATAACATAGCTAACTGGAAGTACGTGGTTACTGTGTCTGGCTACGACGGTTACGAAGCAAGCAAGTTGAGGGGTGTCGGGTTAACTGCTGAGGAGTGGAAGTTTGGCGGTGCAGACACGTACGCTCTAGCAGCTAACGTAGCCCCTCTAGTCATAGACCTCTTAGCTCCCACGGCTGAAGCCCAGTACGCTATGCTGACCTCCTACGTAGTAGATCCACAAACACTTGAGGGAACCTTCGCTGTAGTTAAGGGAGTTCCGGCACCGCCGCCTCAGCCAGTAACCGTGACAGTCACTAAGACTACCACGACCGTAGAGACTAGGTTGACAACAACTACTACGGTCGTCCCGACGACGGTGCCAGAGTACGTCACGGACTGGACAACGACGATAGTCGCCGGCATTATATTGCTAGTCTTAGGTCTCCTCATAGGGTACGTGTTCTTCAAGAAGAAGTAA
- a CDS encoding ABC transporter ATP-binding protein, giving the protein MSRVSLINVTKRYGKVEAVNRVSLNVEDGEFFVLLGPSGSGKTTTLRLIAGLEVPEEGEIRIDDEVVNYKTPKERNIAMVFQNYALYPHMSVYDNIAFPLMVRKKEMKLSKEDIDRKVKEVAELLKISELLDRKPAQLSGGQQQRVALARALVREPNVWLLDEPLSNIDAKLRTEMRAEIKKLQLRLKVTTIYVTHDQVEAMTLADRIAVMNYGKVFQVGKPLELYNNPKNMFVASFIGSPGMNFMQARVESSDPKVRIGDYVLNLSGLPEVGGLREYVGRDVVFGVRPEDVLLVDDGSYDMEAEVIVSEPLGSETIVTLKLSDNIVKSRTHGSKLYSIGSKVRIKFVRERIKFFDVNTGELI; this is encoded by the coding sequence ATGTCTAGAGTTTCTTTAATCAACGTGACTAAGAGGTACGGTAAAGTAGAAGCCGTGAATAGAGTGAGCTTAAACGTGGAGGATGGTGAGTTCTTTGTTTTGTTAGGTCCTTCAGGTTCTGGGAAAACAACAACTCTCAGGCTGATAGCCGGTCTAGAAGTGCCTGAAGAAGGTGAGATAAGAATAGATGATGAGGTAGTGAATTATAAGACACCTAAGGAGAGGAACATAGCGATGGTTTTCCAGAACTACGCTCTATACCCACACATGAGTGTCTACGACAACATTGCTTTCCCCTTAATGGTTAGGAAGAAAGAGATGAAGTTAAGTAAGGAAGACATAGACCGTAAGGTTAAGGAAGTCGCTGAACTACTTAAGATTTCGGAACTCCTAGACAGGAAGCCAGCACAGCTCTCAGGAGGTCAGCAACAGAGAGTCGCTCTTGCTAGAGCTTTAGTTAGGGAGCCTAACGTGTGGCTCCTTGACGAGCCCTTAAGCAACATAGACGCAAAGCTCAGGACTGAGATGAGGGCTGAGATAAAGAAGCTACAGTTAAGGCTTAAAGTCACCACCATATACGTGACTCACGACCAGGTTGAAGCAATGACTCTGGCTGACAGGATAGCCGTGATGAATTACGGTAAGGTCTTTCAGGTAGGTAAGCCTCTCGAACTATACAATAACCCTAAGAACATGTTCGTAGCTAGCTTCATAGGATCTCCCGGGATGAACTTCATGCAGGCTAGGGTAGAGAGTAGCGACCCTAAAGTTAGGATAGGTGATTACGTCCTCAACCTTTCGGGACTCCCTGAAGTAGGGGGTTTGAGAGAGTACGTAGGTAGAGACGTAGTGTTTGGTGTGAGACCTGAGGACGTGTTATTAGTTGATGACGGGTCTTACGACATGGAAGCTGAAGTCATCGTTTCAGAACCTCTAGGCTCTGAAACAATAGTGACGCTGAAACTCTCTGACAACATTGTTAAGAGCAGGACACACGGTAGTAAGCTCTACAGCATAGGGAGCAAAGTAAGGATAAAGTTCGTTAGAGAGAGAATAAAGTTCTTCGACGTCAACACGGGAGAACTCATTTAG
- a CDS encoding bifunctional hydroxymethylpyrimidine kinase/phosphomethylpyrimidine kinase: MSVLSNRSWRVAITIAGSDSGGGAGIEADLKTFASLGVHGTAAITSVTAQNTYEVTAIHDIPPEVVYEQVKVVAEDMGIDAGKTGMLSNSDIIRSVAKAVREFSFPLVVDPVMIAKSGARLLREDAVEALKKELLPQAKVVTPNKAEAEVLSGIEIKDLEDSKLAAKKIHEEYSCEAVVVKGGHLGGAEAVDVLYWGGKYHILSSPRISGACTHGTGCVFSAAITAYLAKGLSVLDAVAKAKEFVTKAIDFGVTVGRGHCPVNPVAWLEIPAHKYLTLLRVEEALEKLLRNSERIREAVPEVGMNLVESIPAHYVRGTEDVAGVVGRVVRYGSSVKAVGPVKFGASSHLARLVIEVLKRSHEIRAAINVRYDEKYVKRATELGYLVVGVDRTKEPEYSKRVEGSSLQWIVGEALRTCGGRVPDLIYDTGDVGKEAMIRILGRNATEVVEKLLRILE; this comes from the coding sequence GTGAGCGTCTTGAGTAATCGTTCGTGGAGAGTTGCTATCACGATAGCTGGTAGCGATTCAGGCGGTGGTGCAGGGATTGAAGCAGACTTAAAGACTTTTGCTTCTTTAGGAGTTCACGGGACGGCCGCGATCACGAGTGTGACAGCACAAAACACTTACGAGGTTACTGCAATACATGACATACCTCCTGAAGTAGTCTACGAGCAGGTTAAGGTTGTGGCTGAAGACATGGGTATCGATGCTGGAAAGACAGGCATGTTAAGCAATAGCGACATAATACGTTCTGTAGCTAAAGCAGTTAGGGAGTTTTCTTTTCCTCTAGTAGTAGATCCTGTCATGATAGCTAAGAGTGGTGCTAGACTGCTTAGAGAAGACGCTGTTGAAGCTCTGAAGAAGGAGTTGCTTCCTCAAGCTAAGGTAGTTACTCCAAACAAGGCCGAGGCAGAAGTCCTCTCGGGAATAGAGATAAAAGACTTAGAAGACTCTAAGCTAGCAGCTAAGAAGATCCACGAAGAATACTCTTGTGAAGCTGTAGTAGTTAAGGGTGGCCACCTGGGAGGCGCTGAAGCTGTAGACGTCCTCTACTGGGGCGGTAAGTACCACATCTTAAGTAGCCCGAGAATTAGCGGCGCGTGTACTCACGGGACTGGATGCGTCTTCTCTGCCGCTATAACTGCTTACCTAGCTAAGGGGCTGAGCGTTCTTGACGCAGTAGCTAAAGCCAAAGAATTCGTGACTAAGGCTATAGACTTCGGGGTGACGGTAGGTAGGGGGCACTGCCCAGTCAACCCGGTAGCGTGGCTTGAGATACCCGCACACAAATACTTGACCCTACTAAGAGTTGAGGAAGCACTAGAAAAACTACTCAGAAATTCTGAGAGAATTCGTGAGGCAGTTCCTGAAGTGGGCATGAATTTAGTGGAGAGTATACCAGCACACTATGTTAGAGGGACTGAGGACGTCGCGGGGGTCGTGGGTAGGGTAGTAAGGTACGGGAGTAGCGTTAAGGCTGTAGGCCCTGTTAAGTTTGGCGCGTCATCACATCTAGCCAGACTAGTTATTGAGGTCTTGAAGAGAAGTCATGAGATTAGGGCAGCGATCAACGTAAGGTATGACGAGAAGTACGTGAAGAGAGCTACTGAGTTGGGTTATTTAGTTGTCGGAGTTGATAGGACGAAAGAACCTGAATACTCTAAGAGAGTTGAGGGCAGTAGTCTTCAGTGGATTGTGGGTGAAGCTCTAAGAACGTGTGGTGGGAGAGTTCCAGACCTCATATACGATACTGGAGACGTAGGTAAAGAAGCTATGATAAGGATATTAGGCAGAAATGCTACTGAAGTAGTAGAAAAGCTTCTGCGGATTCTAGAGTAA